The proteins below come from a single Thalassotalea ponticola genomic window:
- the katG gene encoding catalase/peroxidase HPI produces MSQGKCPVMHGAQTTQQETNTHWWPKSLNLDILHQHDHKTNPMGEHFNYQEAVKTLDFDELKKDVLALMTNSQDWWPADWGHYGGLMIRMTWHAAGTYRIADGRGGAGTGNLRFAPLNSWPDNTNLDKARRLLWPIKKKYGNKLSWADLIAYAGTVAYQSMGLKTFGFGFGREDIWHPEKDIYWGAEKEWLAPSGSENSRYSGERDLANPLAAVMMGLIYVNPEGVDGNPDPLKTAADIRTTFSRMAMNDEETVALTAGGHTVGKAHGNGDADKLGPEPEAGNIEDQGFGWLNPNQSGIGKDTITSGIEGAWTTHPTQWDNGYFDLLLNHEWQLNKSPAGAWQWEPVDIKQEDMPVDVENSGKRYKPIMTDADMAMKMDPEYRQIAEKFHRDHDYFSDVFARAWFKLTHRDMGPKARYIGPDVPAEDLIWQDPIPSGDQHYDVQAVVDKITASELSIQDMITTAWDSARTFRHSDKRGGANGARIRLAPQNAWHGNEPERLTKVLSVLEPIAKDTGASVADVIVLAGCIGVEKAALAAGFKVDMIFTPGRGDATEQLTDRSSFDVLEPLHDGFRNYLQQDFAVSSEELLLDRAQLMGLTAAEMTVLVGGMRVLGANFDNSPHGVFTNNVGVLTNDFFVNLTDMRYRWQPMDNGLYQLVDRTNNTVAWTATRVDLVFGSNSVLRSYAEVYAQDDNKQKFVEDFVSAWCKVMDADRFDVS; encoded by the coding sequence ATGTCTCAAGGAAAATGCCCGGTTATGCACGGCGCGCAAACCACACAACAAGAAACCAATACCCACTGGTGGCCGAAATCATTAAATCTCGATATTTTGCATCAGCACGATCACAAAACCAACCCTATGGGTGAGCACTTTAATTACCAAGAAGCAGTAAAAACACTGGACTTTGATGAGTTAAAAAAGGATGTGTTGGCGTTGATGACCAACAGCCAAGACTGGTGGCCTGCTGATTGGGGTCACTATGGTGGCTTGATGATCCGCATGACATGGCACGCAGCCGGCACATATCGCATTGCCGACGGACGAGGTGGGGCAGGCACTGGTAATTTGCGCTTTGCACCGCTAAATTCGTGGCCAGATAACACCAACTTAGACAAAGCCCGCCGCTTACTGTGGCCGATAAAAAAGAAATACGGCAATAAATTGAGTTGGGCCGATCTCATCGCTTACGCCGGTACGGTGGCGTATCAGTCAATGGGCTTAAAAACCTTTGGCTTTGGCTTTGGTCGAGAAGATATTTGGCACCCAGAAAAAGACATTTATTGGGGCGCTGAGAAGGAGTGGTTAGCACCATCGGGTAGTGAAAACAGTCGCTATTCTGGTGAGCGCGATTTGGCCAACCCCTTAGCCGCGGTGATGATGGGCCTAATTTACGTGAACCCAGAAGGGGTAGATGGCAACCCCGACCCGTTAAAAACCGCCGCCGATATTCGCACCACGTTTTCTCGCATGGCGATGAATGATGAGGAAACGGTTGCCTTAACGGCAGGGGGGCACACGGTGGGTAAGGCTCATGGCAATGGCGATGCCGACAAGCTCGGTCCTGAGCCGGAAGCGGGTAATATCGAAGACCAAGGTTTTGGTTGGCTCAATCCAAACCAATCGGGCATTGGCAAAGATACCATAACCAGTGGTATAGAAGGGGCGTGGACAACCCATCCCACCCAGTGGGATAACGGCTATTTTGATTTGTTGTTAAATCACGAGTGGCAGTTAAACAAAAGCCCAGCCGGTGCCTGGCAGTGGGAGCCGGTGGATATTAAACAAGAGGATATGCCCGTAGACGTTGAAAATTCAGGCAAACGTTACAAGCCGATTATGACCGACGCCGATATGGCGATGAAAATGGATCCTGAATATCGCCAAATTGCCGAAAAGTTTCACCGCGATCACGACTACTTTTCCGATGTGTTTGCTCGTGCGTGGTTTAAGTTAACCCATCGCGATATGGGCCCCAAAGCGCGGTACATTGGCCCTGACGTGCCCGCTGAAGATTTGATTTGGCAAGACCCTATCCCCAGCGGCGATCAACATTACGACGTGCAAGCGGTGGTTGATAAAATCACCGCCAGCGAGCTAAGTATTCAAGATATGATCACCACCGCCTGGGACAGTGCGCGAACCTTTCGCCATTCGGATAAACGCGGTGGTGCCAATGGCGCGCGCATTCGCCTGGCACCACAAAACGCATGGCATGGTAATGAACCAGAGCGACTTACAAAGGTGCTAAGCGTACTTGAACCCATCGCCAAAGACACAGGCGCCAGCGTTGCCGATGTTATTGTGCTGGCCGGTTGCATTGGCGTTGAAAAGGCTGCATTGGCTGCTGGATTTAAGGTGGATATGATTTTTACCCCTGGGCGCGGTGATGCCACAGAGCAACTAACCGATCGATCGTCGTTTGACGTATTAGAACCACTGCACGATGGTTTTCGCAATTACCTACAACAAGACTTTGCGGTGAGCAGCGAGGAGCTGTTGCTCGATAGAGCCCAGCTAATGGGCTTAACCGCAGCAGAAATGACCGTGTTAGTAGGTGGCATGCGGGTATTGGGCGCCAACTTTGACAACAGCCCTCATGGCGTCTTTACCAACAACGTTGGGGTATTAACCAATGACTTTTTTGTCAATCTAACCGACATGCGCTATCGCTGGCAGCCAATGGATAATGGACTCTATCAATTGGTTGACAGAACCAACAATACAGTGGCCTGGACGGCAACGCGTGTTGACTTGGTGTTTGGCTCTAATTCGGTATTACGCAGCTACGCTGAAGTGTACGCGCAAGATGACAACAAGCAAAAATTTGTTGAAGACTTTGTCAGTGCGTGGTGTAAAGTGATGGACGCAGATAGGTTTGATGTAAGCTAG
- a CDS encoding polysaccharide biosynthesis protein, with translation MYRFMEQIFELSRPYKRLISVFVDSLFIMVAFWFAMFLRLDSEVQFFNPNYWLLILGVVAISIVANIMLGLYRAVIRYFSNLAVVVVLISTFISAATVAICSLLIAVDVPRSVPVIYAAFLLLLVGGSRYTVRSMANRSLARSKKRVIVYGAGGAGIQLVEALRNGAEYRAVAFIDDNTMLHGLSINSLTVYGADELPNLMEKHQASKVLLALPSASRSQRAAILNKLESLYIEVLAIPGMADLVSGKAKIDDFVEVSIEDLLGRDPVPPNQDLMDANIKDKVVMVTGAGGSIGSELCRQIINQRPKALVLYELTEFALYSIHKELEEYIATHQLAITLYPMLGSVIKQRRLEKVMQSFSVQTVYHAAAYKHVPLVEHNVIEGVRNNIFGTLHCAQAAIAANVETFVLISTDKAVRPTNVMGTTKRMAELCLQALAQQDGQKTRFCMVRFGNVLGSSGSVVPLFKKQIAAGGPITLTHRDITRYFMTIPEAAQLVIQAGAMGMGGDVFVLDMGQPVKIYDLAYKMIHLSGLHLKHAGKPDGDIEIIETGLRPGEKLYEELLIGDDVGKTGNERIMTAQEVCLSWAELAPMLESLDKACRDFDQQTIRQLLLDAPTAFTPADEICDLLYVNQSAHKNLTEPKLVKA, from the coding sequence ATGTACCGGTTTATGGAACAAATCTTTGAGCTTTCTCGCCCATACAAGCGCTTGATCAGTGTTTTTGTAGACTCTCTGTTTATTATGGTTGCCTTCTGGTTTGCGATGTTTTTGCGCCTAGATAGTGAGGTACAATTTTTTAATCCAAACTACTGGTTACTGATCCTCGGCGTGGTCGCCATCAGTATTGTTGCTAACATTATGCTGGGCTTATATCGCGCGGTAATCCGCTACTTCAGTAATTTGGCCGTAGTGGTTGTGCTTATTAGCACCTTTATCTCGGCGGCAACGGTGGCCATTTGCAGCTTGCTAATCGCCGTCGATGTGCCACGCTCGGTACCGGTGATTTATGCAGCCTTTTTATTGTTGTTGGTCGGTGGTTCACGCTATACAGTGCGTTCTATGGCCAATCGCAGCTTAGCACGCTCAAAAAAACGGGTCATTGTATACGGTGCCGGTGGCGCTGGTATCCAATTGGTTGAAGCGCTTCGCAATGGGGCGGAATATCGCGCCGTTGCCTTTATTGATGACAACACCATGTTACACGGTTTATCGATCAACAGTTTAACCGTATACGGCGCAGATGAGTTACCAAATCTGATGGAAAAACACCAGGCGAGTAAAGTGTTGTTGGCGTTGCCATCGGCGTCTCGCAGTCAACGAGCGGCCATCTTAAACAAACTAGAAAGCCTGTACATTGAAGTCTTAGCCATCCCCGGTATGGCCGATTTGGTGTCGGGTAAAGCCAAAATCGATGATTTTGTCGAGGTGTCGATTGAAGACTTACTTGGCCGTGATCCGGTACCACCAAACCAAGATTTAATGGACGCAAATATCAAAGATAAAGTGGTTATGGTCACCGGTGCGGGTGGTTCAATCGGCTCTGAGTTGTGTCGCCAAATCATTAATCAGCGTCCCAAGGCCTTGGTACTATACGAGCTAACCGAATTTGCCTTGTATTCAATTCACAAAGAGCTCGAAGAGTATATTGCAACACACCAGTTAGCAATAACCCTGTACCCGATGCTGGGCTCGGTGATCAAACAACGCCGACTGGAAAAAGTGATGCAATCGTTTTCGGTGCAAACCGTGTATCACGCGGCGGCTTACAAGCACGTTCCATTAGTTGAGCACAACGTTATTGAAGGGGTGCGCAATAACATTTTTGGCACCTTGCACTGTGCGCAGGCGGCCATTGCCGCCAACGTAGAAACTTTTGTGTTAATTTCTACCGACAAGGCAGTGCGCCCAACCAACGTCATGGGCACCACCAAGCGCATGGCTGAATTGTGTTTACAAGCGCTGGCGCAACAAGATGGCCAAAAAACCCGCTTTTGCATGGTGCGCTTTGGCAATGTATTAGGTAGCTCAGGCTCGGTGGTTCCGCTGTTTAAAAAGCAAATTGCTGCCGGCGGCCCCATCACGTTAACCCATCGCGATATTACCCGCTATTTTATGACCATTCCCGAAGCCGCGCAGCTGGTGATCCAAGCTGGTGCCATGGGCATGGGCGGTGACGTGTTTGTTTTGGACATGGGGCAACCGGTAAAAATTTACGACTTAGCCTATAAAATGATCCACTTGTCGGGCTTGCATTTAAAACATGCAGGCAAGCCTGATGGCGATATTGAAATTATTGAAACCGGTTTACGTCCTGGCGAAAAACTCTATGAAGAACTACTGATTGGCGATGATGTCGGTAAAACCGGCAACGAGCGGATCATGACCGCGCAAGAAGTGTGTTTAAGTTGGGCAGAATTGGCACCCATGTTGGAGTCGTTAGATAAGGCATGTAGAGACTTTGATCAACAAACCATACGTCAACTGTTGTTAGACGCGCCGACGGCGTTTACCCCAGCAGATGAGATATGCGATTTACTGTACGTTAACCAATCAGCGCATAAAAACCTAACCGAGCCGAAACTGGTGAAGGCATAA
- a CDS encoding outer membrane beta-barrel protein: MSLSLISPKAMAWDDQQDIYAPAQQHDSFYFGLQVGQGIHNSESFNDFNISAYTGRLGYNHTNHLGFEVRLGQSWNEDDIGNGDRELDQLTGLYVTYSYPINRKLNIFGVAGVSDVDINWIRGENVDEYNESGPSLGGGLEYVVNNKARWTLEAMAYVESDINYGNISGGFRISF, encoded by the coding sequence ATGAGCCTCAGTCTGATATCACCAAAGGCGATGGCATGGGATGATCAGCAAGACATTTATGCGCCGGCGCAGCAACACGACAGCTTCTATTTTGGTTTACAGGTGGGACAAGGTATTCACAACAGCGAATCGTTTAATGATTTTAATATCAGTGCTTATACCGGCCGCTTGGGTTACAACCATACCAACCACCTTGGTTTTGAAGTTCGATTGGGACAAAGTTGGAATGAAGACGATATTGGCAACGGCGATCGCGAACTGGACCAGCTCACTGGTTTGTACGTTACCTACAGCTATCCCATAAATCGCAAACTCAACATTTTTGGTGTTGCGGGGGTGAGCGATGTCGATATTAATTGGATCCGCGGCGAAAATGTAGACGAATACAATGAAAGTGGTCCAAGCCTTGGTGGCGGTCTTGAGTATGTGGTGAACAACAAAGCACGTTGGACATTAGAAGCCATGGCCTACGTTGAAAGTGATATTAATTACGGCAATATTTCTGGTGGTTTTCGGATCAGCTTTTAA
- a CDS encoding SH3 domain-containing protein — MQFLKSVVLACLCAVSVTALASQEVQVDAPFIDMHSGPSGDFPVFYIAEQGEWIKVIDRKHGYFKVVTEDGTEGWMAEMHLNQTRNKQGQPIKVAPSGIKGLMAKFND; from the coding sequence ATGCAATTTCTTAAATCGGTTGTTTTGGCGTGTCTATGCGCGGTGTCAGTAACTGCGCTTGCCAGTCAAGAAGTGCAAGTGGATGCACCGTTTATTGATATGCACTCAGGTCCCAGTGGCGATTTTCCAGTGTTTTACATTGCCGAGCAAGGCGAGTGGATCAAGGTGATTGATCGCAAGCACGGTTACTTTAAAGTGGTTACCGAAGACGGCACCGAAGGGTGGATGGCAGAAATGCATCTAAATCAAACCCGCAACAAACAAGGGCAACCGATCAAAGTCGCGCCCTCAGGTATTAAGGGGCTAATGGCTAAGTTTAATGACTGA
- a CDS encoding tetratricopeptide repeat protein → MHKTLIALSVSSVLLSGCMMFESEQAQTSDRTRSATLAELDLQPSPLVKVALPKLTLDELSLAYKKTLPYVVNDDIKSQIHQRVTVLEMMQAEQAQERGDDVPGGRYYQQAIESLREFIADNPELPGNQHLLYQLAKAHDLQGEQEQSLVALDRLITEYPDNEYLLEAQFRRAEIRFSQQDYLGALSDYDQVVNQNLVTIDNNPYYSISLYMMGWSYFKLEQNQQALTAFSQIIDDVMPYKVMSQVSSLDEFLELIDKRDRQLSEETFAVMTLIFSAQGPEGVASHYVRIGERPYHYLNYDLLAQHYVSKQRYSDAVGVYDFFIEREPYHHASVLYSINKMDIYRRGQFPAELTEEKQKFVDTYQFVGPYWDQVDGDAKAKTQAEVTPVLLDILQEFSQNAHANAQQQNRELASNNSEQQRRVVQQAYRETVTWYEAFLANFPDIEGGITVSFYLAESFYEMGDYQKAAELYRYVAYSPEAKAHTSAVAEYKRQQTAQQADSDRQERESQEGDSQDGVNQQSIEQRVQQALLGQDYANEAGYALILAYDQLIDQSASAQVKARLIEEQQDVKAQFIALYRDDPRAGDVQRDLFQQYFELGDTENAMMVAQQALEDNSDLPLEQRLSALLVIGHSQFAEQQYVDAEQTYSQLLDVMPASDNRRADMIDRLAASIYRQGEQVAQSDAQNRGQNRDLEQAIAHFKRVIERTPNSKVRINAQYDLATYLLELKRYNEAIDFMADFKERYPEHKLSDTLNVKLAYAYQETEQWADSAAYMKMGWAEKPTAQETRQMLWLAAENYMKAGDKYQAMRAYRTYAHTYSEPFSTYMEAMHIMSEFYRPGSEYQLNSEGDRLKRNFWLDKIINADKYAGDKRTARSRYLAASASLHFADVLMGKFRRSKLTLPLQQSLAKKRDLLDKTLAAYNNTASYQVAEFTTQANYRIGEIYSVLAQDLMDSERPANLDELALEQYDILLEEQAFPFEDKAIEIHETNAKRSVDGIYDDWVKKSFDDLAKLLPARYNKQEQLVEVINDLY, encoded by the coding sequence ATGCATAAGACATTGATTGCACTGTCTGTTTCCAGTGTACTGTTATCCGGTTGTATGATGTTTGAATCAGAGCAAGCACAAACCAGTGATCGCACCCGCAGTGCGACCTTGGCCGAGCTTGATTTACAACCATCGCCGCTTGTAAAAGTGGCGCTGCCCAAATTGACTTTGGATGAGTTAAGCCTCGCGTATAAAAAAACACTGCCGTATGTAGTCAATGACGACATTAAATCGCAAATTCACCAACGCGTTACCGTTCTTGAAATGATGCAAGCTGAGCAAGCGCAGGAGCGCGGCGACGACGTTCCAGGTGGACGTTATTACCAACAAGCGATTGAGTCACTGCGCGAGTTTATTGCCGATAATCCAGAGTTACCAGGTAATCAGCATTTGCTCTATCAATTGGCCAAAGCCCATGACTTACAGGGTGAGCAAGAGCAAAGCTTGGTCGCTTTAGACCGATTAATCACCGAATACCCCGATAACGAATACTTGCTTGAAGCGCAGTTTCGCCGCGCCGAAATTCGCTTTTCTCAACAAGATTATCTGGGGGCGTTGAGCGATTACGATCAGGTAGTCAACCAAAACCTGGTGACCATTGATAACAACCCGTACTACTCTATTTCCTTGTACATGATGGGCTGGAGTTACTTTAAGCTCGAACAAAATCAACAAGCTCTGACCGCGTTTTCACAAATCATTGACGACGTTATGCCGTACAAGGTGATGAGTCAGGTAAGCTCGTTGGATGAATTTTTAGAGCTGATTGACAAGCGCGACAGGCAGCTGAGCGAAGAAACCTTTGCGGTGATGACACTAATTTTCTCTGCCCAAGGGCCAGAGGGCGTCGCGTCGCATTATGTCCGAATTGGTGAGCGTCCGTACCACTACCTCAATTACGACTTACTCGCCCAGCATTACGTTAGCAAACAGCGCTATTCCGATGCCGTTGGCGTATACGATTTCTTTATTGAGCGCGAGCCATATCATCACGCCAGCGTGTTGTACTCGATCAACAAAATGGACATTTATCGTCGCGGTCAATTTCCTGCCGAGTTAACCGAAGAAAAACAAAAGTTTGTTGATACCTATCAATTTGTCGGTCCGTATTGGGACCAAGTAGACGGTGATGCCAAAGCAAAAACTCAAGCCGAAGTAACGCCGGTGTTGCTCGATATTTTACAAGAGTTTTCACAAAACGCGCATGCCAATGCACAGCAGCAAAATCGCGAGCTCGCGAGTAACAACAGTGAACAGCAACGCCGTGTAGTGCAACAAGCGTATCGCGAAACGGTGACCTGGTACGAAGCGTTTTTGGCCAACTTCCCCGACATTGAAGGTGGTATTACCGTTAGCTTTTATCTGGCAGAAAGCTTTTACGAAATGGGCGATTACCAAAAGGCTGCCGAGTTATATCGCTACGTCGCGTATTCGCCTGAAGCCAAGGCACACACCAGTGCAGTGGCAGAATACAAACGCCAACAAACCGCACAACAAGCTGACAGTGACAGACAAGAGCGCGAAAGCCAAGAAGGTGATAGCCAAGATGGCGTTAACCAGCAAAGCATCGAACAACGCGTTCAGCAAGCGCTGCTCGGACAAGATTACGCCAATGAAGCCGGTTATGCGCTTATTTTGGCCTACGATCAGTTAATTGACCAGTCGGCATCCGCACAAGTCAAAGCGCGTTTGATTGAAGAACAACAAGACGTGAAAGCGCAGTTTATTGCCCTGTATCGCGACGATCCGCGCGCCGGTGACGTACAGCGCGATTTGTTCCAGCAATATTTTGAATTAGGCGATACCGAAAATGCGATGATGGTGGCACAACAGGCGCTAGAGGACAACTCAGATTTACCTCTTGAGCAGCGTTTGTCGGCGTTATTGGTTATTGGTCATAGTCAATTTGCTGAGCAGCAATATGTCGATGCCGAGCAAACCTATAGCCAACTTTTGGATGTGATGCCGGCCAGCGATAACCGTCGAGCCGATATGATTGACCGTTTAGCCGCCAGTATTTATCGTCAAGGTGAGCAGGTGGCACAAAGCGATGCTCAAAACCGCGGTCAAAACCGTGATTTAGAACAAGCCATTGCTCACTTTAAACGAGTGATCGAGCGCACGCCAAATTCCAAAGTGCGCATCAATGCGCAATACGATTTGGCCACCTATTTACTTGAGCTTAAGCGCTATAACGAAGCCATTGATTTTATGGCTGACTTTAAAGAGCGCTACCCTGAGCACAAGTTGAGCGATACGTTGAATGTTAAGCTGGCTTACGCTTATCAAGAAACCGAACAATGGGCCGACTCTGCCGCCTACATGAAAATGGGCTGGGCAGAAAAACCGACGGCGCAAGAAACGCGTCAGATGTTGTGGTTAGCGGCCGAAAACTACATGAAAGCCGGTGATAAGTACCAAGCGATGCGCGCTTATCGCACTTATGCGCACACCTACTCAGAGCCGTTTTCAACCTATATGGAAGCGATGCACATTATGAGTGAGTTTTACCGCCCAGGCAGTGAATACCAACTCAATAGCGAAGGCGATCGATTAAAGCGCAACTTCTGGTTGGATAAAATCATCAATGCCGATAAGTACGCTGGTGACAAGCGCACCGCACGCTCTCGCTATTTAGCCGCATCGGCCAGTTTGCACTTTGCCGACGTGTTGATGGGTAAGTTCCGTCGCAGTAAATTGACTTTGCCATTGCAGCAGTCATTAGCGAAAAAGCGCGATTTATTGGATAAGACATTGGCCGCGTATAACAACACGGCAAGCTATCAAGTTGCAGAGTTTACCACGCAAGCCAACTATCGCATTGGCGAGATCTACAGTGTCTTAGCGCAAGACTTAATGGATTCAGAGCGTCCGGCTAATCTCGACGAATTGGCGCTGGAGCAATACGACATTTTGTTGGAAGAGCAAGCGTTTCCATTTGAAGACAAGGCGATTGAAATTCACGAAACCAACGCCAAACGCAGTGTTGATGGTATTTACGATGACTGGGTGAAAAAGAGTTTTGACGATTTGGCCAAACTGCTCCCAGCGCGTTACAACAAACAAGAACAACTTGTTGAGGTGATTAATGACTTATATTAA